One genomic segment of Thunnus albacares chromosome 18, fThuAlb1.1, whole genome shotgun sequence includes these proteins:
- the c18h18orf54 gene encoding lung adenoma susceptibility protein 2 isoform X1 — protein sequence MDLDFEHLPPHMDSTSLVSDFLSPESTVTTLLSSSGHLKSSLLPPEHNTSFRYRDKEYDSASAALDAYIADFDRSRRNSEQVTGGLVLPHSLPSTPSRPKVSTLRNKDVLRERLTDRELDFLNLPVSSLRHRGNRDRLSMTTDELLSIPFDGSMPVTHTSAFIQGLLSQSGASQPRPSSSRPGRRAWDGLSSSQATPRLSHHHHPHPHPTRMPRRSRCRGGPGVALLKPEVSSVSNFTSAHRAARSEWAEPSSSLHLPHWFTSNKADMDCSGMTSVPDLEYPAWIQRCDLSEPPPPPESELWDNHGVLPPTAPRTGAPSWVADLEEDDPDLAPSQVDSQQTLRDLRLQFAEQISLLAAERKSSDIMETMFRDNRIESLIQKADKVLNSLSQSSAGAESLADPVSNAAVSPVNTEELLLCSSSHCPSFTHDSAAAAAADGVTEALTGRGDQAQGCGLHRNSIWKQPGPVEALKQMLFRLQAVEAELQRQQHPSLASTLTDRLQTKETPVKQRPEAELESCHGGPSLQRALYHLSRLKLLVEEPREKYREEELEKDEDEGRYSSSSADGLICTQEKPS from the exons ATGGATTTAGATTTTGAGCACCTTCCTCCACA caTGGACTCCACCAGCCTGGTCTCTGACTTCCTATCGCCAGAGTCTACAGTGACAACCCTGCTATCAAGCTCAGGTCACCTGAAGAGCAGCCTGCTGCCTCCTGAACACAACACTTCCTTCAGATACAGAGACAAG GAGTATGACTCAGCCTCTGCGGCATTGGACGCTTACATCGCAGACTTTGACAGGAGTCGTCGGAACAGCGAGCAGGTGACAGGAGGGCTGGTTCTTCCACACAGCTTGCCCTCCACGCCAAGCAGACCCAAAGTGAGCACGCTCAGAAACAAAGATG TTCTCAGGGAGCGTTTGACTGACAGGGAGCTGGACTTTCTGAACCTCCCCGTCAGTTCCCTCCGTCACCGTGGAAACCGAGACAGACTCTCTATGACTACAGACGAGCTGCTGTCCATCCCTTTTGACGGCTCAATGCCTGTCACCCACACATCTGCTTTTATCCAAG GCCTCCTGTCCCAGTCTGGAGCCTCCCAACcccgcccctcctcctccagaccAGGACGCAGAGCCTGGGATGGACTCAGCAGCAGCCAAGCCACTCCCCGACTgagccaccaccaccacccccaccctcaTCCAACCAGGATGCCACGGAGATCCAG ATGCAGAGGAGGACCAGGAGTAGCCTTGTTGAAACCAGAAGTCTCCTCTGTCAGCAACTTCACG tctgcacacagagcagcaagGTCAGAGTGGGCAGAGCCGTCCTCGTCGCTCCACCTCCCTCACTGGTTCACCAGTAACAAGGCCGACATGGACTGTTCTGGAATGACCAGTGTGCCGGACCTGGAGTACCCAGCGTGGATCCAGCGTTGTGACCTCAGCGAACCGCCACCGCCCCCAGAGTCAGAGCTGTGGGACAACCACG GCGTTCTTCCACCTACAGCTCCCAGAACCGGTGCTCCTTCCTGGGTAGCAGACCTGGAGGAGGATGATCCCGACCTGGCACCTTCACAG gtTGACAGCCAGCAGACTCTCAGAGATCTGAGGCTTCAGTTTGCTGAACAGATTTCTCTGCtcgctgcagagagaaagagctctGACATCATGGAAACTATGTTCAgag ACAACAGGATCGAGTCTCTGATCCAGAAGGCAGATAAGGTGCTGAACTCTCTGTCTCAGAGCTCTGCAGGAGCAGAGAGTCTTGCAGATCCAG tgaGTAATGCTGCAGTCAGTCCAGTGAACACTGAGGAGTTGCTGCTCTGTTCGTCTTCACACTGTCCTTCATTCACTCA tgactcagcagcagcagcagcagcagacggTGTCACAGAGGCTCTGACAGGCAGAGGAGATCAG GCTCAGGGCTGCGGTCtccacagaaacagcatttGGAAGCAGCCTGGTCCAGTTGAGGCTCTGAAACAGATGCTGTTCAGACTGCAGGCTGTGGAGGCGGAGCTTCAGCGACAACAACACCCGTCACTAGCTTCAACACTCACTGACAGGCTGCAAACCAAGGAAACTCCAGTGAAGCAG aggCCTGAAGCAGAGCTGGAGAGTTGTCATGGTGGACCATCATTACAGAG
- the c18h18orf54 gene encoding lung adenoma susceptibility protein 2 isoform X2: protein MDSTSLVSDFLSPESTVTTLLSSSGHLKSSLLPPEHNTSFRYRDKEYDSASAALDAYIADFDRSRRNSEQVTGGLVLPHSLPSTPSRPKVSTLRNKDVLRERLTDRELDFLNLPVSSLRHRGNRDRLSMTTDELLSIPFDGSMPVTHTSAFIQGLLSQSGASQPRPSSSRPGRRAWDGLSSSQATPRLSHHHHPHPHPTRMPRRSRCRGGPGVALLKPEVSSVSNFTSAHRAARSEWAEPSSSLHLPHWFTSNKADMDCSGMTSVPDLEYPAWIQRCDLSEPPPPPESELWDNHGVLPPTAPRTGAPSWVADLEEDDPDLAPSQVDSQQTLRDLRLQFAEQISLLAAERKSSDIMETMFRDNRIESLIQKADKVLNSLSQSSAGAESLADPVSNAAVSPVNTEELLLCSSSHCPSFTHDSAAAAAADGVTEALTGRGDQAQGCGLHRNSIWKQPGPVEALKQMLFRLQAVEAELQRQQHPSLASTLTDRLQTKETPVKQRPEAELESCHGGPSLQRALYHLSRLKLLVEEPREKYREEELEKDEDEGRYSSSSADGLICTQEKPS, encoded by the exons aTGGACTCCACCAGCCTGGTCTCTGACTTCCTATCGCCAGAGTCTACAGTGACAACCCTGCTATCAAGCTCAGGTCACCTGAAGAGCAGCCTGCTGCCTCCTGAACACAACACTTCCTTCAGATACAGAGACAAG GAGTATGACTCAGCCTCTGCGGCATTGGACGCTTACATCGCAGACTTTGACAGGAGTCGTCGGAACAGCGAGCAGGTGACAGGAGGGCTGGTTCTTCCACACAGCTTGCCCTCCACGCCAAGCAGACCCAAAGTGAGCACGCTCAGAAACAAAGATG TTCTCAGGGAGCGTTTGACTGACAGGGAGCTGGACTTTCTGAACCTCCCCGTCAGTTCCCTCCGTCACCGTGGAAACCGAGACAGACTCTCTATGACTACAGACGAGCTGCTGTCCATCCCTTTTGACGGCTCAATGCCTGTCACCCACACATCTGCTTTTATCCAAG GCCTCCTGTCCCAGTCTGGAGCCTCCCAACcccgcccctcctcctccagaccAGGACGCAGAGCCTGGGATGGACTCAGCAGCAGCCAAGCCACTCCCCGACTgagccaccaccaccacccccaccctcaTCCAACCAGGATGCCACGGAGATCCAG ATGCAGAGGAGGACCAGGAGTAGCCTTGTTGAAACCAGAAGTCTCCTCTGTCAGCAACTTCACG tctgcacacagagcagcaagGTCAGAGTGGGCAGAGCCGTCCTCGTCGCTCCACCTCCCTCACTGGTTCACCAGTAACAAGGCCGACATGGACTGTTCTGGAATGACCAGTGTGCCGGACCTGGAGTACCCAGCGTGGATCCAGCGTTGTGACCTCAGCGAACCGCCACCGCCCCCAGAGTCAGAGCTGTGGGACAACCACG GCGTTCTTCCACCTACAGCTCCCAGAACCGGTGCTCCTTCCTGGGTAGCAGACCTGGAGGAGGATGATCCCGACCTGGCACCTTCACAG gtTGACAGCCAGCAGACTCTCAGAGATCTGAGGCTTCAGTTTGCTGAACAGATTTCTCTGCtcgctgcagagagaaagagctctGACATCATGGAAACTATGTTCAgag ACAACAGGATCGAGTCTCTGATCCAGAAGGCAGATAAGGTGCTGAACTCTCTGTCTCAGAGCTCTGCAGGAGCAGAGAGTCTTGCAGATCCAG tgaGTAATGCTGCAGTCAGTCCAGTGAACACTGAGGAGTTGCTGCTCTGTTCGTCTTCACACTGTCCTTCATTCACTCA tgactcagcagcagcagcagcagcagacggTGTCACAGAGGCTCTGACAGGCAGAGGAGATCAG GCTCAGGGCTGCGGTCtccacagaaacagcatttGGAAGCAGCCTGGTCCAGTTGAGGCTCTGAAACAGATGCTGTTCAGACTGCAGGCTGTGGAGGCGGAGCTTCAGCGACAACAACACCCGTCACTAGCTTCAACACTCACTGACAGGCTGCAAACCAAGGAAACTCCAGTGAAGCAG aggCCTGAAGCAGAGCTGGAGAGTTGTCATGGTGGACCATCATTACAGAG